The sequence ataaataaaaggatttagTAAAGGAATTATTATtgtgtaaaataaagaatatattttgccatGACCTTCAGAGGGACCAGACGCAGGACGTACATACATGAAGAAGAGAGTTCCATAGAACAAGGAAacagagagcaggtgggcactgCACGTGTTAAAGGTTTTGCTCCTGCCCTTTTCAGACTTATTTTTCAGGATGGCAAAAAGGACACCAGTATAAGAGACTATTATGGCTATAAAAGTGAAGACTTGTATAAAGgctgaaaagatgaaaaccaaAAGTATATTAACTGTAGGATCAGTGCAAGAAATTTTGAAGACTTGTAAAATTTCACAGTAGAAATGATGTATTATGTTGGACCTGCAGAAACTTAATCTAAATAAAAATCCTATGTGAATTGCTGAATGTAGAAAACCAGTGAAATATGAAACACCTATAAACTGAATGCAGAGTCTAGTAGATATCACCACTGGATAAAGCAAGGGGTTGCATATGgctacatagcggtcataggccatcaccaCCAGGAGGAAACATTCTGTGGTGGCactgaaaccaaaaaaataaaactgggccATACAGTCAGAGAGAGGTATCAAATGACTGTTTGATAAAAAATTTATAAGCATCTTGGGAGTCACAGAGGATGAAGAACAAGCATCTGCAAAGGCTAAACTGCCCAGGAataagtacatgggggtgtgaagaTGGGGGTCCTTCCAGATAAGAAAAATCAGTCCAAGGTTGCCCACCATGGTGGTGAGGTAGATGACCAAGAACACCAGGAACAGGGGGATCTGCCACCCCAGAAGATCTGTAAGTCCTATGAGGACAAACTCAGTCACCAgtgtcttattttcttcttccatacCCAACTGGCTAATCACtacaatgaaagaataaatgagcaaatattCATAAAAGTATCATAAACCAGTGATTTTTATGTATCTAACATATTCATAAGaggttcttttcatttaattagtagttaaaaatttttacctttatttctcttttatatgcATTCAATATTACCCataacaaaaagttttaaaatgatactcACCTAAAGTTACTGGTAAATTTAATGCAAATTCTTTTAAATCTAACATGGgttagatacattttttaaaatgtatatgctcatgttaaaattcatatggaagaaaataatttccaagatttcccaggaaaaatataaatattacgaTGAGCCAGGAATAACTTAATTGATGTTGAACTATATTATACAAACAGAATAATCAAAACATTAAGTTTGTGGCATAAGTAAAGGGAAGAAGATCCGTGCAATGATATAGAAAGGCCAGAATCAGATTCCAAAAAGCGGAAATGTGGCCAAAGTCAGATAGGATATTTCAATTCAGTAGGAAATGGGTGATTGATTTAATGGATTGTGAAGACATTTTTTCTCTCAGTCTAGAAATAAATAAGGTTAGTCTCTTATCCCACACCATAGATATTATCTATGAAATTTAGGAGACATAGGGAACAAAGACCTCTTTATCCAAGAGAAGAAGATCAGTGTAAAAACATAGCTACTATGTAGT is a genomic window of Sus scrofa isolate TJ Tabasco breed Duroc chromosome 13, Sscrofa11.1, whole genome shotgun sequence containing:
- the LOC110256239 gene encoding olfactory receptor 5AC1-like; protein product: MEEENKTLVTEFVLIGLTDLLGWQIPLFLVFLVIYLTTMVGNLGLIFLIWKDPHLHTPMYLFLGSLAFADACSSSSVTPKMLINFLSNSHLIPLSDCMAQFYFFGFSATTECFLLVVMAYDRYVAICNPLLYPVVISTRLCIQFIGVSYFTGFLHSAIHIGFLFRLSFCRSNIIHHFYCEILQVFKISCTDPTVNILLVFIFSAFIQVFTFIAIIVSYTGVLFAILKNKSEKGRSKTFNTCSAHLLSVSLFYGTLFFMYVRPASGPSEGHGKIYSLFYTIIIPLLNPFIYSLRNKEVIGALRRKLKK